A window of Primulina tabacum isolate GXHZ01 chromosome 4, ASM2559414v2, whole genome shotgun sequence contains these coding sequences:
- the LOC142543494 gene encoding uncharacterized protein LOC142543494: MAETQPKRHREEPQSLDFEEANPCTKRHKPYNNILSLLEEEEEEDETEPTSEPPNEDLSAMFTTLQQELSSSTSCDSTAFDDFDFVPYSSVEGEVEELTAHHQISTESSTSAVCSPRSSDGEGEDEGVKSVMRHLLEASDDELGIPNREDNDVVEMKSGENFPFALSDHGLWELEDETANYYTVLQSELFM; this comes from the coding sequence ATGGCGGAGACTCAACCAAAACGCCACAGAGAAGAGCCCCAGTCCCTTGATTTCGAGGAAGCCAACCCATGTACAAAGCGTCATAAGCCTTACAACAACATACTCTCTCTtctggaagaagaagaagaagaagacgaGACGGAGCCGACCTCGGAACCGCCAAATGAAGATCTGTCGGCCATGTTCACCACCCTCCAGCAAGAACTCTCCTCCTCCACCAGCTGTGATTCCACGGCCTTCGACGACTTCGATTTTGTCCCTTACTCGTCGGTGGAAGGGGAGGTGGAGGAGCTAACTGCCCACCACCAGATAAGCACCGAATCCTCCACCTCCGCCGTCTGCAGCCCGAGATCCAGTGACGGAGAGGGAGAAGATGAGGGGGTTAAATCGGTCATGAGGCATCTTCTCGAAGCCTCCGACGATGAGCTCGGGATTCCTAACAGAGAGGATAATGACGTTGTTGAAATGAAATCTGGAGAAAATTTCCCCTTTGCTTTGAGTGATCATGGGCTGTGGGAGCTTGAAGATGAGACTGCTAACTACTATACCGTGCTACAGTCTGAACTGTTCATGTAG
- the LOC142542056 gene encoding protein FAR1-RELATED SEQUENCE 5-like, which yields MKDDKSKALEKLEEDYGEETEIDQIPKTQPGLPNFSMQENGEVQTENFIVDVLKSKLEVGKIVNTLEEAYLLYCQYAHAKGFSVRKGEQRCFSHTDELQSKEFNCSCEGLKDEKRSSKKIPIYQKLLTRTNCKAKLKISRENGGQWRVSRFVEEHNHEMFAQDQTHLLRSARNISHAKKSIIEAMVNAGISVSAAVSFMENEACGSENLGFTRKDAYDHMSRLKKHTKVENGDATALIKYFINTPNKENYFYWNVQLDDDDRVMNFFFRDYRSAVDYENFGDVLSIDTTYRTNKYNLICAPFVGINHHMQNVMFGLALMSDETESSFEWLFTTFLDSMNGKQPQTIFSDQCQAMMNAIETVFPHSHHRLCQWHINQNAPSHFGSLNGDSAFKHLWYKCMTYCESEDEFEATWKYMIDTYNLDDHRWLNGMYKLREKWATAFSSGRFSAGLLATSRSERPQI from the coding sequence atgaAAGATGACAAATCAAAGGCACTTGAAAAGTTGGAGGAAGACTACGGGGAAGAAACCGAAATTGATCAGATTCCAAAAACGCAACCTGGACTCCCTAATTTTTCTATGCAAGAAAATGGAGAGGTACAAACTGAAAACTTCATTGTCGATGTTTTGAAGAGCAAACTAGAAGTGGGTAAGATTGTGAACACTCTTGAAGAAGCTTATTTATTGTATTGTCAATACGCACATGCCAAGGGATTTAGTGTAAGGAAGGGTGAACAACGATGTTTTTCCCATACTGATGAACTTCAATCAAAGGAATTCAATTGCTCATGTGAAGGTTTGAAAGATGAAAAAAGATCTAGTAAAAAGATTCCAATTTATCAAAAACTGCTCACTAGAACTAATTGTAAAGCCAAACTGAAAATTTCAAGAGAAAATGGGGGTCAATGGAGAGTTAGTAGATTTGTGGAAGAGCATAACCATGAGATGTTTGCACAGGATCAAACTCACTTGTTAAGATCGGCACGCAATATATCACATGCAAAAAAGTCTATTATAGAAGCTATGGTAAATGCTGGAATATCTGTCTCTGCGGCTGTTTCTTTCATGGAAAATGAAGCATGTGGGTCAGAAAATTTGGGTTTTACTAGAAAGGATGCATATGATCATATGAGTCGACTGAAAAAACATACCAAAGTTGAGAATGGAGATGCCACTGcgcttattaaatattttataaatacgCCGAATAAAGAGAATTACTTTTACTGGAACGTGCAATTGGATGATGACGATAGGGTGATGAACTTTTTCTTTAGGGACTATAGAAGTGCGGttgattatgaaaattttggtGATGTCTTGTCGATTGATACAACATATAGAACAAATAAGTATAATTTGATATGTGCTCCATTTGTTGGTATAAATCACCATATGCAGAATGTGATGTTTGGCTTGGCCTTAATGTCAGATGAAACCGAAAGTTcttttgaatggttgtttaCAACATTTCTTGATTCTATGAATGGAAAGCAACCTCAAACTATTTTTTCAGATCAATGTCAAGCTATGATGAATGCCATCGAAACAGTTTTTCCACATTCACATCATCGTTTATGTCAGTGGCATATAAATCAAAATGCTCCTTCACACTTTGGGAGTTTAAATGGAGATTCAGCTTTTAAACATCTATGGTATAAATGCATGACTTATTGTGAATCTGAAGATGAATTTGAGGCCACATGGAAATATATGATTGATACATATAATTTGGATGATCATAGATGGTTGAATGGGATGTACAAACTCAGGGAAAAATGGGCTACTGCCTTTAGTAGTGGAAGGTTTAGTGCGGGACTTTTGGCAACTTCGAGGAGTGAGAGGCCACAAATATGA